Below is a window of Drosophila willistoni isolate 14030-0811.24 chromosome XR unlocalized genomic scaffold, UCI_dwil_1.1 Seg144, whole genome shotgun sequence DNA.
GTTTCAACTGATCCAATATACATAGATCTTCTTTGAGTTTAGCTCTATAAGTTTTCgttcattatatatatatcttctTTGGATTGCTTTTTATCAGATTTTTCTCATCAATTTATAacttaataatatatataaaaaaaagaaatgagtTGATTGTATAAATTGTTTATAGTGAAACCGAAATTCTATTAATTTGTCAAcagttttctttaaattatataatcaAATATTTCATGTTCAGTCAGAGGTGCCAAATAGAAAGAGAAACTAAGTCTGTCGTGCGAAAGGGATAGTGCAACGGAGCAACAAACTCTTTTTTTGAAGTGGCTAATCTTGTTTGACAACTCGGAAAATCGCTGGAAAGAGGAAGAAAGAGTTGAGCTGAGATTcttatgcatatgtatgaATAAAACTGTCAATACAAGGGCCAAAGAATTGAAAGGTGTCTCCAAAGAATTAATATACGACCAAAAGGGCTTAGTTTCATATAGTCTATTCGTTCGTCTTTCCATCAGAAACTTCTTCTAGAACGTTAAAGAGAATGTGCTGCGAATTAAGTCGGTTcagatcactatatcatatagctcccatatgaATGATTGCAATCCTGAATCTATAGATGGGTCCAAAACTAGATTTCTAGTTcaataactttattattttccaGGCAAATGTcttgaaattaaatatctgTTAGTCCAATATACTTATTAATGCTTGTGCCGAATTTAATTTCAGTATATTGAGCTCAGAATATAGTGCAAACGGTAGTAGGTAACGTTTAAGAagtaaaatattgttttttggGAACACAATTCTCCGTATTTTCTctaattaaaattaactttagatattcaaattgtttaaaagaatcctaataaatataaaactaacaaaaatatCATTATGATTAAAGTCAACATTCAAAATACCTGAAATGGTTAGATTTTATGAAGCAttttctaagaaaaatatttaaaaatttttatgaaaataaaaaacagaccaataaaacaaaactacTACGAGGAATTGAAGCTATAGTTAATAAAGTAAGTAAGGCGtttcgccgacttaggtataccatacaccatcTCACCTCGCAGATGAGCTCACTAGCGccgccaccagccaacggtcaactccggccttatggaaaaacgtttatacaTATGCATAACTTGACTATTttctgtccgattttgattaaatttgatattttgttggatattagtatcaaatttaagtgtaccaaatttgattgcacaaggtagaaaattacgggggataatcgagttttttttcaaattacgggggcggaaagagcgtggcaaaatctgtacacatacaaaacgtgcgcataccaaatttggtgtctcTAGTTAGTATAGTGTTTGAAGGGACATCTGGATAATGCTAGATcgtctcggctgttgatgctaatcaagaatatatatactttatggggtcggaaaagcttccttctgcctgttacatacattttggcgattttaatataccatttaaccctaaataaaaacttttcaattcatttaaagATGTGATTAAGTTTGAAAATAACTTTTCGAATATCTTGTAGGGTATACAAGTCAATATCAGACCGGCCTGGGACTGGGTCCGGCCCTCTGGCATGGTCTTATCATTggcaatacaaaaaaaaaaaacactgatCAAGTGGCCCTGTTGCCAACTTCATTTGTGATCCATTGGTagatgttttgttttcgttatATAGTGATATGATTGACCCTCAAAACAAATTGAGAagcgcttttttttttgcttcttttattttggcaAACTTTTTTATGGCACCCTTCCATCTAATAATTGCAGATTATGTCGAAACACTTATGAACTTATCATCTTTTTTTGTGCAATGAACTGGTATTTGTATAGAAAACAACTCttgatgttttgttttatgattGGCCAATTATCGAAACGTGAATATCAAGTGTCTTGGTAAATATTCCATGACGACAAATATGAAATACAAAAGAGGAACAATTCTTTTGAGTATCTGTGTACCCACAACTTGGATAATGTGTGGGTAGATGAGGGCTAAGagccatatatatatatatatatgtatatatgtgggACAGTCATATATCTCTAGAAAATTCACTTTTACCTTCTTCTCTAGAGTACAGAATGATATGGATCAGGTTATGTAGCTTAAGCTAATGACACACACATGTgtctatcttttttttttttgttttctttgggtTGGAAATGTAACTGGAATTGAATCTGAAATCTATTTCGTAATTTATGCTAATGAAAGATCAATAAGAACCTCCACACAATAACGGCGCTTAAACCAAAGCGCGGGGGGGACAAGAGAAAGAggggagggagggagggagagaTTGAGAATTCTCCAAGAATCTTCCGACTTTTACTCATCGTGTTGTATTGTGAAAGTGTTTCGAAATCATGCCTTTAAAGACAAGTTATAGTAATTcataaaagtttcaaaatacatattactttttggtttttattttgaatgcTTCATGTGGGTTGttcataaatttgttgttgttcctatttttttttttgtggaattTAAGATAGAATTTTTTACGAGTTGATTGACATTTGATGCGCTGACTGGTTGACTTTAACCCTTCCCCCCCGCCACCACCGTCTTACAATGGGCTCCGATGGGCTCTCGATGTTTTTCCGAATGTAAATTCCAATAAATGTCAGGTATCGAATAATGATGATGGTGGCGAAAGGGGTGTGACAAGGGCGGCGGCGGCGGACGGCGGGGGGAGCAAAACATACTAAGAACAGTTATTGCTTTTGCCTCATTTTATATGCATTCATTTTAAACTTAAACCAATTTCAACTGGGTTCGAATATCATTTAGATATAGACCCTTTCTCTTAAACAcaatttttggctttttgggGCGGGagaaaagtttttcatttttccgTTCATTGCATATAAAAACCACAGCCATGATTCTAGATCACTTCAGTTTCCAACAAATATTTGTAGTGAGTAGTCAGTAGTCAGATTTGGCATCATCATGTTTGGATATCTTCTAGTCCTTTTGGGTAAGTTTCGTGGCCAGGAATTTCGTTGCCAATTGGAATTGAGACTggagttttttgttttttttttttgtgtaggACTTTTCGCCCCAACTGCATGGGGTTCGTTGGTGAAATGTAATTGTGATCCTGGTCCAGAGGGACCAGCTGGCCCACCTGGTCCCCCCGGTCCACCAGGACCGCCGGCTTACAACACAGGACCATGGGGTTATCCGCCAACATCGCCATTCAATCAGAATGTACAAATAATACCCGGACCGCGAGGCATGCCAGGACCACCGGGTCCACCAGGATACTGTTTCCCCTGCCCGGCAGCACCACCATTTCGCACCGGCTTGGGTCCACGCCCCGGTCCCTGGGGTAGTGGCAATCCCATTCAGCCATTGGTCACTTCGCCAGTGGACTCGGCAAGCGGTGTCTCGACTGCCATTGGCAATATCATTGTATTGCCCTCTGGTGCCAGTTTGAATGGACGCACTCAACTGTTCCGCATTACACCGGATGgtcaagtgttgcaaattgaATCGCCAAAGGATGTGCCAAAGGATTTACTTGATTTACCAGTGCCGGTGCCGGCGAATACATTCCAGGAGTTACCCACATTGCCGACAGTCGCCTCTTTGCCAAGCATTACACCGCCAGCCTTAGGATCAGCTGGAGCTAATCCACCAGCTGCTCCAACATTGGCCACACCGCCAGCCGCAGGCGAAACGGCAAATGCCCCACAGACGACTCTGCCACCCGAAGGCCTGGATGAAGCCTTGTTTGCCTCGAATAGTTTCGATAAAAAGGATTTCCTACGCGGCGGCAGCACTTTCAATGATGCCGTTCACGATTGGCGGCGCATCTTCCTCTTGGGCGAACGGCCAGCTAATGCCTATACATCCGCCCCGATTGCCCAGCCAGGCCATCCCAATCAATTGGAGAGCACCATGGAGAATTTTCAGCGAGCTCTCGTCGAACTGAAAGAGAAATATGCCTCGTTAATACAACCACGTAGCGGAGGCAATGGAGGTCGCTATGCAGTTATACTTTAGGGAGCCGCAACATTTCCGCAATTTTCGCATTTATTAGATAAtagatatttaaataaaaacaagtaCTGATAATTTCTAACAAGAGTTTCGAGTGGTCAACTATCTATCCATCTATGTATTCCACATTTCCGTTTTATTGGAAACTAAtcaataaaacattttaaatgttATCACAAGTGTCCACAAGCAAGAGTCAACAAAAACTGTGCgtaaaacttaatttttgtttacaaCTTTCAGCTATCACCAAAGACTAACTAACTATGCACGGCAAGACTTAAGTTCCAGCTATCATCCAACGACCTATACTCTAAGAGTGTAAGTAGCCTTGGGCACTTGTCCAGGGTGCCAAATATCCAGAGATTTTTAAATATCTAAtaatattttccatatttcATAATTCAGAGTTGCATAATACTTTTGAATCATTTAGCGATTCTTTTAGttataattcccaactagGTTTACcattgaagatatggtatgtcTGGAGTTCTTAAGCAAAGTctactaataatagaacttaGTGGTTCtggctcacctttttgtgttgcttttgAAATGATCTTCTTCAGAAGATTAACCCTGAACCGACTTTAACCCAAGGTTtcagttaaattttaaaaaagatcGTTATCtaaacaaatttcttaaaGATATAGATCCCATTAGTCCAAACAAGTGTTAAACTTGATTTTAAAAACTGAAACTTAATTATTAATCCTTTCAAGATCGGATATATAGAACGTCAAAATTAGATTTTCCGACTCGGAGTCAACTTTTAATCCAAATATGGAAATACCCTGATATTACGATAGTTGCCATAGAAGCAAAAGTCGGATTTTTGTCACCTTTGCGGACAAAGCACATCGGTGTCTCACATCCTAGACTACTGCCAACGAATAGAGAGTATCAGGAAGACCCATTTCGCATCCACTCTTCCCTCAACCCACCTTTCCATAATATCTAAAGACAATATTAACAGAATTTATAACTTCCTCAAACATTAAAGTcaaccatatacatatatcttaaAGCCGAAGGCCTCGTTAGTGCTTAGGTCGACATTGTTGTTCAAGTTCAGCCCTGAGCCTCACAATGGCTTCTTCAACATGCGCAGTCAAGGATATTGACTTAGATCCTACACTTATCACTTAAGTTTCACTGTGAGCGCAAAGAAAGTGGTTTCACTTTAGAGAATAAAGTATTACTTGAAGATAGTGCAAAACAAAGTCAATAACAAAATTCTGACATAATACAAAAGTATTTGACAACATGCGCCCCAGACTAAAGACACTTTTAAAAGGTTTCATttcgattttcaaagtctATTTACTTTCAAAAGAGATTCATGGACACTTAAAAAGTGTTGTTATATGATAAAAAGTAGCTGAAAAACTAATTAACTGAGGAATTCCTTCTCAATTATTGGAGTTTAAGATGTTCTAAATAGAATATGTGCTTCAAAGAAGAAGTTCCTAGGAAGTTTTATATATCTACAATTTCTACTTTGAATGAGACGACTTTAAGAAATTATTTTAACGAATGgaaataaatcttttttagaaaaatgctgataaaaaaaaagtactttaatttgttttaaagtacGTTAAAATTCCTAGTAAATCTCGAGGAGCCTAAAGAACTGAGTACAAAGTtcaaaatactttaaaaagaaaacgtAATAATCTTTGATTGGTTcagaaaagaaacaacttCAACTTGTAGAAAATGGATTTTTGCAAAGAGGGGAAAATTTTAGTTCaagaattattttaattttattatctttaagaatatgtttttatatataatctaTAGGTACTACAGTCTAATCTATTATCGTGTGGATCAATGGCATGTGTATTGCCAAagtactttatatatatatatatatatatatatgtatactatatGCAATAGATAGTGTTTGGGGGCCCCTTGTCGGATAATCTTATTTGAGTATTCCATTTAAAAGATAAAGTGTACGTGAGAATTTAGGAATTTTGGCGCTTTTAATTAAGTCCTCCTTGCAGCTGTCAGTTCGATCAGTCAATCAATCAGTCAATCAATCCGTCTAATCACACGCCGTCTGTCCGTCTCCGACACAAGCAGCATAGGCCATCATATGGGGAATCGAATTCTGTTCATAGACACCCGTAAAAAGATGAGCCCATGGCCCAGAAGCAAAGACACCAACATCCTCACCCCCATGGGTTTCGGAAAGCAATGGCGCCATAGCTGGGAAGATTTCATCGAATTCCCCCGTACGCTGAGCCAAAGGATCGTAACGCTGATGTCCTTCGGTATTGTAGAAACTATCGAAACTCAGGCCATTGGCATAGCTAAGGGGTAAATAGGGTTTGCCATCCGTACCCTTAGATTCGGCCTCACTGAAGATGTCACTGTGACGCGGC
It encodes the following:
- the LOC6639536 gene encoding collagen alpha-1(XVII) chain produces the protein MFGYLLVLLGKFRGQEFRCQLELRLEFFVFFFCVGLFAPTAWGSLVKCNCDPGPEGPAGPPGPPGPPGPPAYNTGPWGYPPTSPFNQNVQIIPGPRGMPGPPGPPGYCFPCPAAPPFRTGLGPRPGPWGSGNPIQPLVTSPVDSASGVSTAIGNIIVLPSGASLNGRTQLFRITPDGQVLQIESPKDVPKDLLDLPVPVPANTFQELPTLPTVASLPSITPPALGSAGANPPAAPTLATPPAAGETANAPQTTLPPEGLDEALFASNSFDKKDFLRGGSTFNDAVHDWRRIFLLGERPANAYTSAPIAQPGHPNQLESTMENFQRALVELKEKYASLIQPRSGGNGGRYAVIL